From the Cydia pomonella isolate Wapato2018A chromosome 23, ilCydPomo1, whole genome shotgun sequence genome, one window contains:
- the LOC133530622 gene encoding cytochrome P450 6B5-like, with translation MFPILLLVIIGLIFIYLTGQYNENYWRKRGVTFYEKNKVLGIFWDFLTTEKALFEVLSDLYTKYENEPAVGIGSLMTPSLFVIDPQNVQHITQTDSQSFNHRGVTINKGDLLADNLLFMNGPRWKLMRQKMSPLFTATKLKNMFYIIDKSAQDFVAYLKENPENLKGNGFDTMNEFCSAAIAAAVFGIGTESTFKSPFLKMARDAVRVNWRTNLRFAVLNTSETLSRSIGLKLFKEQEPLFIDAIKQVLRARENDNVKKHDFADICVSLQKAGTMKDDETGQELEPSDELLAAQGFFYFIAGVEPTASGLFGALIELGKNPEILEKLQKEIDETFEKHNGIITYDVISEMKYLDQVLSEALRMHAPIGFIGRKCVSDSVLPVGNIKVSSGTKIYIPVFSMHYNPKFFPEPEKFDPDRFSAEKRTGSEVAYLPFGKGARICIGMRYARLQVLTGLLHLLRHYRVLAHRTPAKRKYAKGQFQLRQIDTDIELIPRDI, from the coding sequence ATGTTTCCTATATTACTTCTCGTTATCATCGGTCTCATCTTTATCTATCTAACAGGCCAATACAATGAGAATTATTGGAGAAAACGCGGTGTAACTTTCTACGAGAAGAACAAAGTTCTCGGCATTTTCTGGGACTTTCTCACCACCGAGAAGGCCTTGTTTGAGGTTCTCAGCGATCTTTACACCAAATACGAAAACGAGCCTGCTGTTGGAATCGGATCTCTCATGACTCCGAGCCTCTTCGTGATCGACCCACAAAACGTCCAGCATATAACGCAGACCGACTCCCAATCCTTCAACCATAGAGGTGTAACCATAAACAAAGGCGATCTGTTGGCTGATAACCTGCTCTTTATGAATGGTCCAAGATGGAAGCTGATGCGACAGAAAATGTCGCCGCTCTTCACTGCGACTAAACtcaaaaacatgttttatattATAGACAAAAGTGCGCAAGATTTCGTGGCATATTTAAAGGAGAATCCAGAGAATTTGAAAGGTAATGGATTTGATACAATGAACGAGTTTTGCAGTGCAGCCATCGCAGCCGCTGTGTTCGGCATCGGTACGGAATCTACATTCAAGTCACCATTCTTAAAGATGGCAAGAGACGCAGTGAGAGTTAACTGGCGAACTAACCTTAGGTTCGCGGTCCTGAATACCAGCGAAACGTTGAGCCGAAGTATAGGTTTGAAGTTGTTTAAAGAGCAAGAACCACTTTTCATTGATGCAATAAAACAAGTGTTAAGAGCTAGGGAAAATGATAATGTTAAAAAGCACGACTTCGCTGATATTTGCGTGAGTCTACAGAAAGCAGGGACTATGAAAGACGATGAGACGGGCCAGGAACTTGAACCGTCAGACGAGCTCCTCGCTGCCCAAGGATTCTTCTACTTCATCGCTGGCGTCGAGCCGACCGCCAGCGGTCTGTTTGGGGCGCTTATCGAGCTGGGCAAAAACCCGGAAATCCTAGAGAAATTGCAGAAAGAAATCGACGAAACTTTTGAGAAGCATAATGGAATCATCACGTACGATGTAATCTCCGAGATGAAATACCTTGATCAAGTCTTAAGTGAAGCTTTAAGAATGCATGCGCCtataggcttcataggcagaaaATGTGTTAGCGATTCAGTGCTTCCCGTTGGGAACATAAAAGTGTCATCAGGCACGAAGATATACATCCCTGTATTCAGCATGCATTACAACCCAAAATTCTTCCCTGAGCCTGAGAAGTTTGATCCGGATAGGTTTTCTGCGGAGAAGAGGACGGGTAGTGAGGTGGCTTACTTGCCGTTCGGAAAGGGAGCGCGGATTTGTATAGGGATGCGGTACGCACGGCTGCAGGTGCTGACGGGGCTGTTGCACCTGCTGCGGCACTACCGCGTGCTGGCCCACCGCACCCCCGCCAAGAGGAAGTACGCGAAGGGACAGTTCCAGTTAAGACAGATCGATACCGATATTGAACTGATACCGAGAGACATATAG
- the LOC133530621 gene encoding cytochrome P450 6B5-like produces MYSIILLIVVFALTFLYLRGKYNENYWRKRGVAFYDKNKVFGIFWDFLTTDKAVFEILSEIYKKYENEPAVGIGSLMTPSLYIMDPQNVQHVMHTDFQSFSYRGPLINEGDVLGDNVLFMNGPRWKLMRQKLTPFFTAAKLRNMYHILDKTAQDFVEHLKQNPQKLKGNGFDRASEFCSAAIAAAIFGIRTDFSFESPFLKMARDAFTLSWFTHLRYAVANLSDSISKAVGLKFFKEQEPFFIGVVKQMFRAAEKDEIKKHYFTDICLSLRKSGVMKDIETGEELEPTDEILAAQGFFFYIAGVEPTASALFGALTELGKHPEIQRKLQKEIDETLEKHGKLTYEVISEMKYLDQVFSETLRIQTPVGFINRICTNDSVLPVGNIKVSKGTKLYIPIFDFHFDPKYFPEPEKFDPERFSSENKSSSEMAYLPFGKGARVCIGMRYARLQVLAGLLHLLQHFRVLSHRDPAARKYAKGQFQMRRTDYDIELILRQTE; encoded by the coding sequence ATGTACTCGataatattacttattgttGTTTTCGCGTTAACCTTCCTATATCTCAGAGGCAAATACAATGAAAACTATTGGAGGAAACGCGGCGTCGCTTTCTACgacaaaaataaagttttcgGAATTTTCTGGGACTTTCTCACCACCGACAAAGCTGTGTTTGAAATCCTCAGTGAAATATACAAGAAATACGAAAATGAGCCTGCCGTGGGCATCGGTTCGCTAATGACACCGAGTCTCTACATCATGGACCCGCAGAACGTCCAGCACGTCATGCATACGGATTTCCAATCCTTCAGCTACAGAGGACCCCTAATAAATGAAGGCGATGTGCTAGGAGACAACGTGCTTTTCATGAATGGACCTAGGTGGAAGTTGATGCGACAGAAATTAACACCATTTTTCACTGCGGCTAAATTACGTAATATGTACCATATTTTGGACAAAACTGCGCAAGATTTCGTGGAGCATTTGAAGCAGAATCCACAGAAGTTGAAAGGAAACGGGTTTGACAGGGCCAGTGAGTTCTGTTCCGCAGCCATCGCGGCAGCAATCTTCGGGATTAGGACGGATTTTTCCTTCGAGTCACCGTTTCTGAAGATGGCTAGAGACGCTTTTACACTCAGTTGGTTTACTCACCTTAGATATGCGGTCGCTAATTTAAGTGATTCAATAAGCAAAGCTGTGGGTTTGAAGTTCTTTAAAGAACAGGAACCTTTCTTCATTGGCGTCGTGAAACAGATGTTTAGAGCTGCAGAAAAAGATGAAATTAAGAAGCATTACTTTACCGATATCTGCTTGAGTCTGCGGAAGTCTGGAGTTATGAAGGATATAGAAACGGGCGAAGAATTGGAGCCCACTGACGAGATTCTTGCTGCCCAAGGTTTCTTCTTCTACATTGCCGGGGTCGAACCAACAGCCAGCGCCCTGTTTGGTGCTCTCACTGAGCTTGGAAAACACCCAGAAATCCAAAGGAAACTGCAGAAGGAAATCGATGAAACTCTCGAAAAACACGGCAAACTCACTTACGAGGTCATCTCTGAGATGAAGTACTTAGATCAAGTTTTTAGTGAAACTCTAAGAATACAGACGCCTGTAGGCTTCATAAACAGAATATGTACAAACGATTCAGTGCTCCCAGTTGGTAACATCAAAGTGTCTAAAGGCACAAAGTTGTACATACCTATTTTCGACTTTCATTTTGACCCTAAGTACTTCCCAGAGCCTGAGAAGTTTGATCCGGAGAGGTTTTCTTCAGAAAATAAGAGTAGTAGTGAGATGGCTTACTTGCCGTTCGGGAAGGGTGCGCGGGTGTGCATCGGGATGCGGTACGCGCGGCTGCAGGTGCTGGCGGGGCTGCTCCACCTGCTGCAGCACTTCCGCGTTCTGTCCCACCGCGACCCAGCCGCGAGGAAGTATGCCAAGGGACAGTTCCAGATGAGACGGACCGATTACGATATTGAGCTCATCCTTAGACAGACAGAATAA